Proteins from a single region of Mailhella massiliensis:
- a CDS encoding DVU_1551 family NTP transferase, whose amino-acid sequence MNAYALILAAGFSSRMEPHFKPLLPLPLPGGSRSALAALCGLYLAEGVRPVVVGGNRAAETRKEAEACGAAFALNPHPERGMFSSIRAGASALPQDCTHFFVHPVDIPLVRRMSVRALLEEAAPSGEEALLPAWRGETGHPPLFPASLLPVLRRAGDDGCLRDIVKEASPRSVPVADSFILRDMDRPEEYAALCALAPSQDILSPREAEELLAVRHVQERGVAHSLAVGAVAEAFALALNRARVLRREEPLSPSLALAGGIVHDVCKGQPHHEAAAGRLFRSLGMERMARLVEDHRDLTLPDSVPLSERELVFLADKYVRGSSPVPLRERFHSKMERFSGDAEACAAIAGRMERALRMEARLQKECGTSPERIAAHTLGGHTPSA is encoded by the coding sequence ATGAACGCATACGCCCTCATTCTCGCCGCCGGTTTCTCCTCCCGCATGGAACCGCACTTCAAGCCCCTCCTGCCCCTGCCTCTGCCCGGGGGCTCCCGTTCCGCCCTTGCCGCGCTCTGCGGGCTGTATCTTGCCGAAGGGGTACGCCCCGTGGTGGTGGGCGGCAACAGGGCCGCAGAAACCCGGAAGGAAGCCGAAGCCTGCGGCGCGGCCTTTGCTCTGAATCCTCATCCCGAACGGGGCATGTTCTCCAGCATCCGCGCGGGAGCTTCGGCCCTGCCGCAGGACTGCACGCACTTTTTCGTGCATCCCGTGGATATTCCGCTGGTGCGCCGCATGAGCGTGCGCGCCCTGCTTGAGGAGGCGGCCCCTTCCGGCGAAGAAGCGCTCCTTCCCGCATGGCGCGGAGAAACGGGGCATCCGCCGCTTTTTCCCGCTTCTCTTCTGCCTGTCCTGCGCCGTGCAGGCGATGACGGATGCCTGCGCGATATTGTGAAGGAGGCCTCCCCCCGTTCCGTCCCCGTGGCGGATTCCTTCATTCTGAGGGATATGGACAGACCCGAGGAGTACGCCGCGCTCTGCGCCCTCGCCCCTTCGCAGGACATTCTTTCCCCCCGGGAGGCGGAAGAACTTCTCGCCGTGCGGCATGTACAGGAAAGAGGCGTGGCGCACAGCCTTGCCGTGGGCGCCGTGGCCGAAGCCTTCGCCCTTGCGCTGAACCGCGCCCGCGTTCTGCGGCGGGAAGAGCCTCTCTCCCCCTCCCTCGCCCTTGCAGGCGGCATCGTGCACGACGTGTGCAAGGGGCAGCCGCATCACGAAGCCGCGGCGGGCAGACTGTTCCGTTCTCTGGGCATGGAACGCATGGCGCGCCTTGTGGAGGATCACCGCGATCTCACCCTGCCCGATTCCGTGCCCCTTTCCGAAAGGGAACTCGTCTTTCTTGCGGACAAATATGTGCGCGGCTCCTCCCCCGTCCCTCTGCGCGAACGCTTCCACAGCAAGATGGAACGCTTTTCGGGCGATGCCGAAGCCTGCGCCGCCATTGCCGGACGCATGGAGCGGGCGCTTCGCATGGAGGCCCGCCTTCAAAAGGAATGCGGCACGAGCCCGGAACGCATCGCCGCGCATACGCTGGGCGGGCATACGCCAAGCGCTTAA
- a CDS encoding AsmA family protein — MRKPRLGTVLLLLWGIFLTSMVYGYLAWLQPSRLSSTVSQLLESKLGVQCSIGEVSLSLFPLPTLHASDLSLLRGSMNHMELHIRRAHIQISYFSLLRLRPVIRSLRLESPTLDVSADQLSPVEKEKEQPFASFTLPKLPRSVIGVRIVMENGTCRLIGAEGRGSLALSGIQADSRLPGLLPGHLNLAVENMRLALPSGLEISARDSRLSLASLRRGLSGVWNGSVQLSSEMQLGALDAVLGREISAPYRYFPMTKPLALDFSADFTASPESGSYSAQGKAAASATLTMNGHPVPISLAVRFHMPDLATPVTIAEADARMGDDHVTLYGNVSGLTEASPLFRGRADIHHFSLIRWFGFGRLMDPGLQQALDNITGSFESMELSPRGIVVPRLKAVVQDIPLEGEGSCREFLKPDIRISAHAKKADLNRIFPELTGNIPDMSHLPAPVLPLDEDDEPPQPSDIHVGYDIHISADEADILGLRAGGADVHVVPAPSHGTMLVIEVGNVYGGKGSSRVYLQDDIRVTADLSRVSMDGLTRDMAGFAAVGGILKKGSVDLTFRPGSGLTMLSSLSGSVKGSLEQGRFTLKNGRSLPWRSMEVNAQAKAAPGRKLTSMPPSMDFRGKWNVTLATDAWSVTADAPQAALAFSTSFGLPVAMRGQAVTLQASLSKSLSALLARNMEFTLSGKGSFDINNNTVSLEDAVLRHPAFTVNGDLALANFPARPSATGRLSFSTSSLKECAELFGLPLPQLSGRKKLESARASAGVSFQADKAEFTDLALTVDDTHLTGRLRQTLQGRPLLSGELHSPSLNLDDYMAKDGEKKSGSGTSTPLPLDFLKNRDLDLKVSLQKLRAFSTTLSHVELPVSQKNGVLSIPIRAAFPGGGSASGSFQAALSQNGTHADLSLNARCREVNMLNFSRDRGQKTHISGTGSAEADLRSRQKNWQDWKKALDGKLSFLVRDGAIISPPQEARGKSSTTDFRTMSMSAAVSRGVATCRDFLIKGSLTTVTGSGTVNLAAESIDARATVTLAGIPEMPITITGNLFKPKVTYQLIGAVTGTVGNLGSTFFDIVGGVLTAPFRLFQ, encoded by the coding sequence ATGCGGAAACCTCGCCTTGGAACGGTACTTCTGCTTCTGTGGGGGATTTTTCTCACCTCCATGGTCTACGGTTACCTCGCATGGCTTCAGCCATCGCGTCTGTCCTCCACCGTGTCCCAGCTTCTGGAATCGAAGCTCGGCGTACAGTGCAGCATAGGCGAGGTATCCCTTTCCCTGTTTCCCCTGCCCACGCTCCACGCGAGCGATCTCAGCCTTCTGCGCGGCAGCATGAACCATATGGAGCTGCACATCCGGCGCGCCCATATCCAGATAAGCTATTTTTCCCTGCTCCGCCTCAGGCCCGTCATCCGCTCCCTCCGGCTGGAAAGCCCCACGCTCGACGTTTCGGCCGATCAGCTCTCCCCTGTCGAAAAGGAAAAAGAACAGCCCTTCGCCTCCTTCACGCTGCCGAAGCTCCCGCGCAGCGTCATCGGCGTGCGCATCGTCATGGAAAACGGAACCTGCCGCCTCATCGGCGCGGAAGGCAGGGGCAGTCTCGCCCTTTCCGGCATTCAGGCGGATTCCCGCCTGCCGGGGCTTCTGCCGGGGCATCTCAACCTTGCCGTGGAGAACATGCGCCTCGCCCTGCCTTCCGGGCTGGAAATTTCGGCCAGGGATTCGCGCCTGTCCCTCGCTTCCCTGCGCCGGGGCCTGAGCGGCGTATGGAACGGGAGCGTGCAGCTTTCCTCAGAAATGCAGCTCGGCGCGCTCGATGCCGTGCTGGGCAGGGAAATTTCCGCCCCCTACCGCTATTTCCCCATGACAAAGCCCCTCGCTCTGGACTTTTCCGCCGATTTCACCGCCTCGCCCGAATCGGGCAGCTACAGCGCGCAGGGCAAGGCCGCAGCCTCGGCCACGCTCACCATGAACGGGCATCCCGTGCCCATTTCCCTGGCCGTGCGCTTCCACATGCCCGACCTTGCAACGCCCGTCACCATAGCGGAGGCCGACGCCCGCATGGGCGACGACCATGTCACCCTCTACGGCAATGTCTCCGGCCTCACGGAAGCCTCTCCCCTGTTCCGGGGCCGGGCCGACATCCATCATTTCAGCCTCATCCGCTGGTTCGGTTTCGGGCGGCTCATGGACCCGGGCCTTCAGCAGGCGCTGGACAATATCACAGGTTCTTTCGAGAGTATGGAACTCAGCCCCAGGGGCATCGTCGTTCCCCGTCTCAAGGCCGTGGTGCAGGATATCCCTCTGGAAGGCGAAGGAAGCTGCCGGGAATTTCTCAAGCCCGACATCCGCATCAGCGCCCATGCCAAAAAGGCCGATCTGAACCGCATCTTCCCGGAACTTACGGGCAACATACCCGACATGTCGCACCTGCCTGCGCCGGTGCTGCCCCTTGATGAAGACGACGAACCTCCGCAGCCTTCCGATATCCATGTAGGCTACGACATACACATAAGCGCCGACGAGGCCGACATTCTCGGCCTGCGCGCGGGCGGGGCCGACGTGCATGTGGTTCCCGCGCCCTCCCACGGAACCATGCTCGTCATCGAGGTGGGAAACGTGTACGGCGGCAAAGGCTCATCCCGCGTCTATCTTCAGGACGACATCCGCGTCACGGCCGATCTCAGCCGCGTTTCCATGGACGGGCTCACCAGAGACATGGCGGGCTTCGCCGCCGTGGGCGGCATACTCAAAAAAGGCTCGGTGGATCTCACCTTCCGCCCCGGTTCCGGCCTCACCATGCTGAGCAGCCTCAGCGGCAGTGTGAAGGGCAGCCTGGAACAGGGCCGCTTCACGCTTAAAAACGGCCGTTCCCTGCCCTGGCGCAGTATGGAGGTCAATGCTCAGGCCAAGGCCGCTCCGGGCAGAAAACTCACCTCCATGCCGCCGAGCATGGATTTTCGCGGCAAATGGAACGTGACGCTCGCCACGGATGCCTGGTCCGTCACGGCGGACGCTCCCCAGGCCGCCCTCGCCTTCAGCACATCCTTCGGTCTGCCCGTCGCCATGCGCGGCCAGGCCGTCACGCTTCAGGCCTCTTTAAGCAAATCCCTTTCCGCCCTGCTTGCACGGAACATGGAATTCACCCTTTCCGGCAAGGGCAGCTTCGACATCAATAACAATACCGTATCCCTGGAAGATGCCGTGCTCCGCCACCCGGCCTTCACCGTAAACGGCGATCTTGCTCTGGCAAACTTCCCCGCGCGCCCCTCGGCCACGGGCAGGCTTTCCTTCTCCACCTCGTCGCTCAAGGAATGCGCCGAGCTCTTCGGCCTGCCCCTGCCGCAGCTTTCCGGCAGAAAAAAACTCGAGAGCGCCAGGGCCTCCGCAGGCGTATCCTTCCAGGCGGACAAGGCGGAATTCACCGACCTTGCCCTTACCGTGGACGACACGCACCTTACCGGCCGCCTGCGGCAGACGCTTCAGGGCAGGCCGCTGCTCAGCGGAGAACTCCACTCTCCTTCCCTGAATCTCGACGACTACATGGCAAAGGACGGCGAAAAAAAATCCGGCTCCGGAACCTCGACGCCGCTGCCTCTTGATTTTCTGAAAAACAGGGATCTGGATCTTAAAGTTTCCCTTCAGAAACTGCGGGCCTTCTCCACCACGCTTTCCCATGTGGAGCTGCCCGTTTCGCAGAAAAACGGCGTTCTCTCCATCCCCATCCGCGCCGCCTTCCCCGGCGGAGGAAGCGCTTCCGGCTCCTTCCAGGCCGCGCTTTCCCAGAACGGAACCCATGCGGATCTTTCGCTGAACGCCCGCTGCCGCGAGGTGAACATGCTCAACTTCAGCCGCGACAGGGGGCAGAAAACGCATATCAGCGGAACCGGCAGCGCAGAAGCCGATCTGCGCTCCCGGCAGAAGAACTGGCAGGACTGGAAAAAGGCTCTGGACGGAAAGCTGTCCTTCCTCGTCAGGGACGGGGCCATCATCTCTCCCCCGCAGGAGGCGCGCGGCAAAAGCTCGACGACCGACTTCCGCACCATGTCCATGTCGGCGGCCGTCAGCAGGGGCGTGGCCACCTGCCGGGACTTTCTCATCAAGGGTTCCCTGACCACGGTCACCGGCTCGGGCACCGTCAATCTGGCGGCGGAAAGCATCGACGCAAGGGCCACCGTCACCCTTGCGGGCATACCGGAAATGCCCATCACCATCACGGGCAATCTGTTCAAGCCCAAGGTCACCTATCAGCTCATCGGCGCGGTTACGGGAACGGTGGGCAACCTGGGTTCCACCTTCTTCGACATCGTGGGCGGCGTGCTTACCGCGCCCTTCCGCCTTTTCCAGTAA
- a CDS encoding HypC/HybG/HupF family hydrogenase formation chaperone, producing the protein MCLAVPVCVVDVPEEGKARVRVGSGETYMDISTLLLPEAPRPGDYVIVHAGFALRSLDAAEAEESLRIFRQIAELGVNGGLSPEAL; encoded by the coding sequence ATGTGTCTTGCCGTTCCCGTATGCGTGGTGGACGTGCCGGAAGAAGGAAAGGCCCGCGTGCGCGTGGGCAGCGGGGAAACGTATATGGATATTTCCACGCTGCTTCTGCCCGAAGCTCCGCGCCCGGGAGACTACGTCATCGTTCATGCAGGCTTTGCCCTGCGCAGCCTTGATGCCGCCGAGGCCGAGGAATCGCTCAGGATATTCCGGCAGATAGCGGAACTCGGCGTGAACGGGGGGCTTTCGCCGGAAGCGCTGTAG
- a CDS encoding MlaE family ABC transporter permease — translation MNEICAPVLNLVNRLGEMALFLSDAVRQTWHCRRLAGKVLQQVYVIGAKSMFVILLIGLFTGLVLGLQAFYAMSMFGAQGMLGSLLALTLIREMAPVLTAVMVTARAGSAMTAEIGVMRISDQVDALEVMDINPVGYMVTPRLLASVITFPLLTAIFTVVGIFGGYLSACVLLGLNEGRYFSGIESSVTLHDVEGCFLKAAVFAVIVITVCCFQGYNAHRRSDGKGAEAVGNATTSAVVMSCVLILMADYVLTSFLL, via the coding sequence ATGAATGAAATCTGCGCACCCGTGCTGAATCTTGTGAACCGCCTCGGCGAAATGGCGCTGTTTCTGTCCGACGCCGTCCGGCAGACGTGGCATTGCCGCCGTCTGGCCGGCAAGGTGCTCCAGCAGGTGTACGTCATCGGCGCAAAGTCCATGTTCGTCATTCTGCTCATCGGCCTGTTCACCGGGCTGGTGCTGGGCCTTCAGGCCTTCTATGCCATGTCCATGTTCGGCGCTCAGGGCATGCTCGGCTCCCTGCTCGCCCTCACCCTCATCCGCGAAATGGCCCCCGTGCTCACCGCCGTCATGGTCACGGCGCGCGCCGGCTCCGCCATGACGGCGGAAATAGGCGTCATGCGCATTTCCGACCAGGTCGATGCGCTCGAAGTCATGGACATCAACCCCGTGGGCTACATGGTCACGCCGCGCCTTCTCGCTTCCGTGATCACGTTTCCCCTGCTTACGGCCATCTTCACGGTGGTGGGCATCTTCGGCGGCTATCTTTCCGCCTGCGTGCTGCTCGGGCTCAACGAGGGGCGCTATTTTTCAGGCATAGAATCCAGCGTCACCCTGCACGATGTGGAAGGCTGCTTCCTCAAGGCGGCGGTGTTCGCCGTCATCGTCATCACCGTATGCTGCTTCCAGGGCTACAACGCCCACAGAAGAAGCGACGGCAAGGGGGCCGAGGCCGTGGGCAACGCCACCACCTCCGCCGTGGTCATGAGCTGCGTGCTCATTCTCATGGCCGACTATGTCCTCACCTCTTTCCTTCTTTAG
- a CDS encoding ABC transporter ATP-binding protein — MNQQAWDISIEHLDGGYEGRLVLQDFSAVLPAGTITTILGESGCGKTTLLRLLLGLNRPSAGRILIGGRDVCNMSEKQFRKLRRRFGVLFQDGALISSLTLAENVALPLVEHTTVARKTLREAALRTLELVGLKDFADYYPGELSGGMRKRAGLARAIVTEPPVLFCDEPTSGLDPITAAQMDQLLLDMKACYPSMTTVVVTHDLGSVDHIAGHVLVLRSGRAAFAGTREELKASQDAYLRRFLDRKFEESRRMAAPPLDSSVRRALAEWLDD; from the coding sequence ATGAACCAGCAGGCCTGGGATATCAGCATAGAACATCTGGACGGCGGCTATGAAGGCCGCCTCGTCCTTCAGGATTTTTCCGCGGTACTGCCCGCCGGAACCATCACCACCATTCTCGGGGAATCCGGCTGCGGCAAGACCACGCTGCTGCGCCTGCTTCTGGGGCTGAACCGCCCCTCCGCCGGGCGCATTCTCATAGGCGGGCGCGACGTGTGCAACATGTCGGAAAAGCAGTTCCGCAAGCTGCGCCGCCGCTTCGGCGTGCTCTTTCAGGACGGAGCGCTCATAAGTTCCCTCACCCTTGCGGAAAACGTGGCCCTGCCCCTCGTGGAACACACCACCGTTGCCCGGAAGACGCTGCGGGAAGCGGCCCTGCGCACTCTCGAACTTGTGGGGCTGAAGGACTTTGCCGACTATTATCCCGGAGAGCTTTCGGGCGGCATGCGCAAGCGCGCAGGTCTGGCCCGCGCCATCGTCACGGAACCGCCCGTGCTTTTCTGCGACGAACCCACCTCCGGGCTCGACCCCATCACCGCCGCCCAGATGGATCAGCTCCTTCTGGACATGAAGGCCTGCTACCCCTCCATGACCACCGTGGTGGTCACCCACGATCTCGGCAGTGTGGACCATATTGCCGGGCATGTGCTGGTGCTCAGAAGCGGCAGGGCGGCCTTTGCAGGCACCAGAGAAGAACTGAAGGCGTCGCAGGATGCGTACCTGCGCCGCTTCCTTGACCGTAAATTCGAAGAATCCCGCCGTATGGCGGCCCCGCCTCTGGACAGCTCCGTGCGCCGGGCCCTCGCCGAATGGCTGGACGATTAA
- the mlaD gene encoding outer membrane lipid asymmetry maintenance protein MlaD, with protein sequence MSAAKNTVVGVFVVIGLVCVTYLTIKLGRMEVLGDNGYTVTARFSSVAGLRTGASVEIAGVSIGRVSAIRLDTKDYTAHVDLRINEGVPLSEDVMASVKTSGLIGDKYIAITPGGSEELLAPGSLITDTEPALDLEALIGKVVFGGV encoded by the coding sequence ATGTCTGCTGCAAAAAACACCGTCGTCGGAGTGTTCGTGGTCATCGGCCTTGTCTGCGTGACCTACCTCACCATCAAGCTGGGCCGCATGGAAGTTCTCGGAGACAACGGCTACACCGTCACGGCCCGCTTCTCTTCCGTGGCCGGTCTGAGAACGGGCGCAAGCGTGGAAATCGCGGGCGTGTCCATAGGGCGAGTGTCGGCCATACGCCTGGATACGAAGGATTATACCGCCCATGTGGACCTGCGCATCAACGAGGGCGTGCCCCTTTCCGAAGACGTCATGGCTTCGGTAAAAACCAGCGGTCTCATCGGCGACAAATACATTGCCATCACCCCCGGCGGATCGGAAGAACTGCTCGCTCCGGGCAGCCTCATCACCGATACGGAACCGGCTCTCGACCTTGAAGCCCTTATCGGCAAAGTTGTTTTCGGAGGCGTATAA
- a CDS encoding MlaC/ttg2D family ABC transporter substrate-binding protein, translated as MKFKLFILSLIVFSLAALPAFAAPMTARQTAEAGAERILALLGDPAFKTPEGKPAIREKIEAEVLNLFDFEEFSTRTVGPTWRQFTPRQKEEFKTAFTELLRNTYIDTLDEYNGQKVRFTGEVSGGNGKRVEVQMEFLADQKVYPVAFRMLEKNNRWVVYDVLIEGISMIKNYRDQFRDILNKNNPQELIDRVKAKAEEQKNKKKEAK; from the coding sequence ATGAAATTCAAGCTGTTCATTCTTTCCCTCATCGTTTTTTCCCTGGCGGCCCTGCCTGCCTTCGCCGCGCCCATGACGGCCCGGCAGACGGCGGAAGCCGGGGCGGAGCGCATTCTCGCCCTGCTCGGCGATCCCGCCTTCAAAACGCCCGAGGGCAAGCCCGCCATCCGTGAGAAAATCGAAGCGGAAGTGCTCAATCTCTTCGACTTCGAGGAATTCTCCACCCGTACCGTGGGCCCCACCTGGCGGCAGTTCACCCCTCGGCAGAAGGAAGAGTTCAAAACCGCCTTCACCGAACTTCTGCGCAACACCTACATCGACACGCTGGATGAATACAACGGCCAGAAGGTGCGCTTCACCGGCGAGGTGAGCGGCGGCAACGGCAAGCGCGTGGAAGTGCAGATGGAATTTCTGGCCGACCAGAAGGTCTACCCCGTGGCCTTCCGTATGCTGGAAAAGAACAACCGCTGGGTGGTGTACGACGTGCTCATCGAAGGCATCAGCATGATCAAGAACTACCGCGACCAGTTCCGCGACATTCTCAACAAGAACAATCCCCAGGAACTCATCGACCGCGTGAAGGCGAAGGCCGAGGAACAGAAAAACAAAAAGAAGGAAGCGAAGTAA
- a CDS encoding VacJ family lipoprotein, whose translation MPRLLFAALLALALACSAACSAHKEASPVADTEISAPAQELSAAPEPADTEDYGGLDDYDDFSEEDAALQNDPLEGWNRFWFRVNDWFLQYLVKPLHKGYAFIVPEAIRSGISNFAHNVTFPVRMANSLLQGEFAQAGVEFDRSLVNFMVSLGFADVASQSKPLYPYRPETENFDYTLGVWGVPDGPYFIIPFLGPSTVRGAVGETGDAFMKPQDYLLGWEISIAGSAFFAFNNADSLYKAYDQITESALEPYVALRNAYLSMRRNQQLNLTLTSNAQDKLPADTVQE comes from the coding sequence ATGCCACGCCTGCTTTTCGCCGCCCTCCTCGCGCTGGCGCTCGCCTGCTCTGCGGCCTGCTCCGCGCATAAGGAGGCCTCCCCCGTTGCGGATACGGAAATCTCCGCCCCCGCGCAGGAGCTTTCCGCCGCTCCCGAGCCCGCCGATACGGAAGACTACGGCGGCCTGGACGACTACGACGATTTCAGCGAGGAGGACGCGGCCCTTCAGAACGACCCGCTGGAAGGCTGGAACCGCTTCTGGTTCCGTGTGAACGACTGGTTCCTCCAGTATCTGGTCAAGCCTCTGCACAAGGGCTACGCCTTCATCGTGCCGGAAGCCATCCGTTCCGGCATCAGCAACTTCGCCCACAACGTCACCTTCCCGGTACGCATGGCCAACAGCCTGCTTCAGGGCGAATTCGCCCAGGCGGGCGTGGAATTCGACCGTTCTCTGGTCAACTTCATGGTCAGCCTCGGCTTTGCCGACGTGGCGAGCCAGAGCAAACCGCTGTACCCCTACCGGCCGGAAACGGAAAACTTCGACTATACGCTCGGCGTATGGGGCGTGCCCGACGGGCCGTACTTCATCATTCCCTTCCTCGGCCCGTCCACCGTACGCGGGGCCGTGGGCGAAACGGGCGACGCCTTCATGAAGCCGCAGGACTACCTTCTCGGCTGGGAAATCAGCATTGCCGGCAGCGCGTTCTTCGCCTTCAACAACGCCGATTCGCTGTACAAGGCCTACGACCAGATCACCGAATCCGCTCTGGAACCCTATGTGGCCCTCAGAAACGCCTACCTCAGCATGAGGAGGAATCAGCAGCTCAACCTTACGCTGACCTCCAACGCGCAGGACAAGCTTCCTGCCGATACCGTACAGGAATGA
- the gpt gene encoding xanthine phosphoribosyltransferase, with the protein MAKADRYHKTFPVTWEQLHRDAKALAWRLLERGVFTRIVAVTRGGLIPAGIIARELNIRHIDTACIMLYNYREESDAETVLKNADPSFNEPDTLVIDDLVDTGHTAQILRAALPKAHFATLYAKPEGIPLVDTYVTELSQDTWVLFPWDSDIQYAKPIIDLKHEA; encoded by the coding sequence GTGGCAAAAGCAGACCGCTATCATAAAACCTTCCCCGTCACCTGGGAACAGCTCCACCGCGACGCCAAGGCCCTCGCCTGGCGGCTTCTGGAACGCGGCGTCTTCACCAGAATCGTGGCCGTAACCCGGGGCGGACTCATTCCCGCAGGCATTATCGCGCGGGAACTCAACATCCGTCACATCGACACCGCCTGCATCATGCTCTACAACTACCGTGAGGAAAGCGACGCCGAAACCGTGCTCAAGAATGCCGATCCCTCCTTCAACGAGCCCGATACCCTCGTCATCGACGACCTCGTGGATACCGGACACACGGCGCAGATTCTGCGCGCGGCGCTCCCCAAGGCACACTTCGCCACGCTGTACGCCAAGCCCGAAGGCATTCCCCTGGTGGACACCTACGTCACGGAACTGAGTCAGGATACCTGGGTGCTTTTCCCCTGGGATTCGGACATACAGTACGCCAAACCCATTATCGATCTGAAGCACGAAGCTTAG
- a CDS encoding metal-dependent phosphohydrolase yields the protein MVSSRRDFMFGTLVAGAAFAMGGMTSRAFAAAPGKVKVVSLEECVSMTPRQMAESSAKVMDAWRYMKDSAGEIVNASLRGAVLDMLENPAPRVAKNDEKALVAELKKAKLLEEKAAGIFPACAGADKAPQPSYSAPGSGWGSHHAYPGGLVTHVALNVASAKALCDNYRTIFHMEVDRDVALASQLLHDVHKPWVFQWKDDASCLPEASIAGTGAHHILSVAESMNKGLPAEVCVAQACAHDHPGTSALEASVVNWIRAAAIIAGKDPVANGYLEKDGKTLPLPRRPEGFVTHLADHDWVLSVPAAQWLTAELKKIAAERYNIRGKDLEGRVFNSFRNYVLSQRSAMELYNIYSKNGASRLAEEVSRVVTA from the coding sequence ATGGTCAGCAGCAGACGTGATTTTATGTTCGGAACTCTGGTTGCCGGTGCGGCCTTCGCCATGGGCGGCATGACGTCCAGAGCCTTTGCGGCCGCTCCCGGCAAGGTGAAGGTCGTCAGCCTTGAGGAATGCGTTTCCATGACGCCCCGGCAGATGGCGGAAAGTTCCGCCAAGGTTATGGACGCATGGCGCTACATGAAGGATTCCGCCGGGGAAATCGTGAACGCCTCCCTGCGCGGCGCGGTGCTCGACATGCTGGAAAATCCTGCGCCCCGGGTGGCGAAGAACGATGAAAAGGCCCTTGTTGCCGAACTGAAGAAGGCGAAGCTGCTGGAGGAAAAGGCCGCCGGTATTTTCCCCGCCTGTGCAGGCGCCGACAAGGCTCCGCAGCCTTCCTATTCCGCTCCCGGCAGCGGCTGGGGGAGCCACCATGCCTACCCCGGCGGTCTTGTCACGCACGTTGCGCTCAACGTGGCCAGCGCCAAGGCCCTGTGCGACAACTACAGAACGATATTCCACATGGAAGTGGACAGGGATGTGGCCCTGGCCTCCCAGCTTCTGCACGACGTGCATAAACCGTGGGTGTTCCAGTGGAAGGACGATGCCTCCTGCCTGCCGGAAGCTTCCATTGCCGGTACCGGCGCGCATCATATCCTGAGCGTGGCCGAATCCATGAACAAGGGACTTCCTGCGGAAGTGTGCGTGGCCCAGGCCTGCGCTCACGACCATCCCGGAACCTCGGCGCTGGAGGCCTCCGTGGTGAACTGGATCAGGGCGGCCGCCATCATTGCCGGAAAGGACCCCGTGGCGAACGGCTATCTGGAAAAGGACGGCAAAACGCTGCCTCTGCCCCGCAGACCCGAGGGCTTCGTCACCCATCTGGCCGACCACGACTGGGTGCTCAGCGTGCCCGCCGCACAGTGGCTTACCGCGGAACTGAAGAAGATTGCCGCCGAACGCTACAACATCAGGGGCAAGGACCTCGAGGGCAGGGTGTTCAACAGCTTCCGCAACTATGTGCTTTCCCAGAGAAGCGCCATGGAGCTGTACAACATCTACAGCAAGAACGGCGCTTCCCGCCTGGCTGAGGAAGTGAGCCGGGTGGTCACGGCGTAA